The genomic segment CTTCTCCATACAGCTAATTACAGTCGTGCCTGGTCTGTGTCTATAACAAACAGATGGAGGTTGAATTAAATGCCTGCTGATGTGTTACCGTTGCAGCAAAAGGCCAGGAGAGTGTCCCAAAagacagaaatgatgaggaGTCAGTATCCCTTTAAAAACAGGAGGGTGGCTAAACGGATCATAAAATGGGTTTGGCTTGAGGACAGCAGCATACAACACAGCATAGTGATGACAGATGGTCTGTGAAAAAGCTGGGATGTCTGCTGCCAGGCTGTGAAGTGGCAACTGCTCGTGATATGCTGAATATAGTAACCGAAAAGAGAAAATGTTGATGGGttgatgtgaaaatgtgaaatgacCAAGACTGTGTTTtagagacattttttaaaaaatgtacatttttaagACTTCAGAGGAAATTTACCAAATACCTAAGCgacaacaaataaaatgaaacttgcaaaaattatttgcaaatgcaaatgttttcacataactgaaaataaacagaGGAAACGCAGCTCAACGTCTTATCTGGACGTCATTCTGTGGAAAGGACGCTAGCTGGAAATTGATGCTGGTATATGGTGCCATCTAGTGGACAAATAAGGCTAGTACAGCTATGACAACAGCGTAATCTTTAGTGACATTTAGACGaatatatgtaaatatttttgTGTCATATGAGCTGACAGAAATTTTTCAAACacgcatatttatttattcttgtaTGGCTGAATTTTGTGCAGGAAACTTTCCAGCTCATGGTGACAGATTTGTCAGAATGCTGTTAGTGCTGTAAGTATACAAGATCCCAAAGGCAGTCTTCTCAGTTCAAATCTGATAACTGCCATCGAAGCAGCGAGACAGaacttttcattttcactgtTGTGAAGTAGATCTAGAATGGGGGTCACAACATGCTACACAAAGACAACAGTAAAACTCAGATGCGATTAGTTATTCAAACTTGATTGTGCCCCAGAGTTTGAATGGAATAATCTCCACAGCGTTAAAACACCACTAGCAACGTGTGCTGTCTGCTGATATCAGAGACAAACTCCACCACCTGCAGCCTCAGTCAAAGTAATACAGTCATTCATTAAACACTCTTCTACTCTTCAAATATTATGTTGACTCTTTGCTCACTTCGGGCTCAGATTGTGAATTTGAGGAGTCATTTCTTCTTGCTACAGCTGTAATGACCAGTTTTCTGACCTTCTATTGGCCATTTTCATGGCTTCTCTTGTTAATGAGGGGTTCTTTATAGAGATCTGCTGATCTATTGGTTctcaaatataatatattatgtTGAGACTTCTTTCATCTGACCATCTTGTGATATGCCGCTATGCTCTGTGTACTGCTTGGTGGTGTGATACTTGTAGCTGTTTTCtatgatcattttcaaatcaTTATAAATACAATTCAAAAATATCTACTGACACAAACTCCTCTTTTCATAGCAGGAAGATGACATATCCTTGTTAAAATCAAAGATGGCTCTTTTAACTATACAAGGAATCTACCGGTATTGAGGCTCACACATTTCATGGACTGCAGTTACACCTTTGTGTAATAGTACACAGAGACCTCATTGCCTTGTTATCCATGGAAAAAGACTCATGTAGCTATTTTACTTTGGTAATAGCAGGAATCCCCCTGGACTAAGAAAAATAGTGTAATGCAAGCCAAAGTCCTgcacattttcttccacttatctagTTTAGGAATCCAGGGGCCTGGAGCCTATCACAGCTGCCACAGGGCAGGCGGCAAAGTTCACCATGGacagagagaaggacaaccatTCACATGCATGAGCAATTATAATCACCCGTTAACCTAAAGAGCTGTGGAAGCAAGCAAAAACCCGGTATTAAATCCCAGAGTCACCAGTAACAGGAACAGTACTGTGTAACTGTGATGTTAAAATGTCAAGAATGATATCTTGCAGCAATGCTTCTTTGCTGTTTTTCAGATAAGTATTTATCTGTGCTGCTCAAAATGGTAACATGAAAAGTTAGTATTAGTTCATGTGCGATGCTACTGGGAGAGATGTGAAGTCACTTAGTGCACAGTTCACTGGTATACTGCAGTCGCAACCACTGAACAGTCTCTTTCCCTGTCATGTGATGGATGTTGTCAGTCCTCAGGCATGTCTGGcaatcctgttttttttctttgccattGCAAAGAATTGTCTGTTTTATTCCTAATAATCTAAAAGGCCAAATTTGCCTTAACACTAAACATCTACCTCTGAGTCACTCACTGAGTACACCAAGAAAGCAAATTATTTGGGGTACTGTACAGCCCagaataacattttttatttaatgtgaaaGAATAATATGTTTGTTCAAGTTCTAGAGCTGTGGTTCTTGGAGGTCTTACAGAGGTCATAGCTCTCCTGCCAGCTTCAGCACAGCCTGCGTCTGCATTCCTCTGCAGCAACACGACCGCCACATCTCTCTGAGTCTCCTACTGAAACGCATTCGACTGCACCAACATGATGCATAGCAGAACTTTGTGCTGTGCCCAGGCGTTGGCATCAATTTTAACTCCTACATGCAACAAATTGGGACTAAAATAGCGCTACAACAAATAAGTGATATTTTACACGGTTGTATTTTTGGTTACTGTTCCTCAGGCTTGTGTAGAAGGTGAACAGTGCCAGGCAGTGAACAAAGTGCCTCTTTGTGGTTTCTGCAGATGTTTTCAGTGCTGACTTCAGGGTGTCAGCACTTTATACAGTTAGAAATAATCACCTAGCCGAGTTTCATGTTCatggagtgtgaacttttcacAGTTCTCATACTGAAGAACGGAGACGAAGCTGGTTGTTCAGTGCTCGTCCTGGCACCGTCACATGTGCTCCAGCTGAGGTACACCAAGTGTTGGTGGTAAATACATAGCTCATGACTCtataaaatatatgtatatgaacACATTCTTTCTAGAGACAGTTGGATGAACAAATAACTATTCATTTAACAGCAAGTGACAACAACATTGTTACATGACAAGTTGTTTCTAAGGCTGCAGAGCCTGTGAACACTGTGCATACTGGAAATCAGCATATGGTTTTCTGGTTGCAGCTAAATCATGACATGAATTGCAAAGGTACACTAAATACAGATGAGAATTTTAGATTTGATACGAAGCTTTTCTGTGACAATTCAAAGAGAacttttttgaacaaaaaaaatcGCTGCTGCATCCATGAAGATGACACAAGACAAACACATTAAAGTTGTCCACATGTACAAGAAGTAGGGGAGACCAGAAAAATGTTGCAAAAATAAGAGGGTGCCTTTGAACCTAATGACAACCAGATGGAAGCATTATAATCCTGCTCATGagagcaaaagagagagaggaggtggAGAGAAAGGCAGACCGAGTCCGAGAACACGAGTGATCAATAAAGTGTGCCGTCTGATGCTGTATGTGGCTCCAAATGCTCAGTAAATTTAGAGATCTCTGTGCAGTTTTGCAACTAACATCAGGCGACCATGCTGCCCTGGAAGATGCTTATAGTTGCTCTTTTCTGGAACTGCATCGAGGCAGGTGCCACACAACGTCGGGCTAATGGTAAGACTCAAAATGCATGTATGTACGTTTGCTACAGACAGCGAACAGTTCAGCTTTTGCAAATACTTTATGAGCATTGGGAATCTTTGCTGAACACAGAGTGATCCTCGTTCCTCACCTGTCCTGTAATCCAGCACCTAATCTGTGagttaaatagttttaaatgtcTATTTTTAATCAAAGCATGTTTTAATCTTGGCAGCTGCTCTGGGATCACAGATCAGCTGCACCTGTTTCTAATGTGGAAAACAGTGGCTGGAGCTGTAAACTGATCTGAGAGAAGGAGGAAACACTGTGAATAATGAAAAGCTTAGAGCAAAGATGATCAGATCAGCTTGTGACAGATGATTCTTTCTGCCTGTGGAGTTTGAGTGTTTTTGTAAATCTTGATTTCATTGCAATTCAAAAACACAACACTCTAAGAATGCGATTAAAATGCAGGGATGAGCGTGGGTCACTGACATGAAGGCAAGGATGAAAACAAGTAGGAATGAGAAGCCACAATCATCAGGATTAGATTTATtgggctcttttttttttaagatcagCTGATAAACATGGGCACCATGTGCACTTTAGTATTATGATGTTAAACTGGTTTGGGCATTTATCCCAGTGTTTCAAACAACGTCCTCCCGCTGTAGGTGAAGCTGCCAAAGAAATAAAGTTGGTCATCAAGATTTAAGACTGCAGTTAAAGTCCAGGATCTTTTTTGGAGTTAAAGTCTTACATAGATGAATATGTCATTATGGGGCAGTACCAGTAAATATCATGCAAGTGCAACCTCATCCAACCTCACGTGCTTGACAAAATGCAAATTTTAATATTGTCACAACAATTAGAATGAATTACAAATAGCAAATAGTAAGAAAAGGCTGCAGatctaataaaataaatgtgccTTACTCAAAAGTGTGTAAGCATAACTAGGAACATGTATGTACATGAAAACATTTCAAGTAAAACTTTGCAATaagagagaaggaagaggaaacaGTGTTTGCTGCGATATCTTCTATTAGTAAAACATAAAGGTGAAAACAGGTTTGGATATGCTGGAGTTTAATTACTATTTTATGCAACTAATTATGAATCATGAATCAATCATTATGTCCTGACATAATCGTAATTACCTAAACATGTAATTCAGAGTAATATGTTTCATGAAAATGTTTAATCGCTGTGAATTGGAGAAGTTACTAAAAAGGAAAAGCTATCCTGTTTAATAATGCGAGCTCTCGCTGGCCTTATTGAACTGAGATTAATGGAGATCGTTAGCTTAACATAATGACCGACTTGCTCGGTTGATTTAAAGTCTATTAAAATATCATCTTGTTTCATCTGCTGAAATAAACACATGCTGTGAACGTGCTGGCACTGGGTAAGTGGCTCTGGCATATCAATGAATTTCTTAATGtgcttccttttttattttttgaactgAATCACTTTACCATCCTGCTGATATTACTGCATGCCGGAGcagttttctgtctgtctttttgcacgattccctcctgtttttcatgctttggggggaaaaaagcctgAACCTCAGAATTGCAGAGGACCATGTAATCTATCTGTTCATGAAATATTGTGTACTCATTCATGCTCTTCAGTGACCTCCTGGACTattcatgttgtttttctgtttttcatgagattttcacatCACCCTACAACACAGGCTCTCTAACTCCGGTGACATGTGGCACCAACACCTGGACAGAGTTTTGTCAGATAGTTTTGGTTCAACGCCAAATACCTAATGTTTCCATTCGACTCGCTGAGTTTAATCCTAATTAGTGAGCCTTTTCTGAGTGAAAGCAATTGTGCTTCAGTAAAATTGAATTCAGAGAAATTCAGAGAAAGCTTCTGAATTGCATTTGACCCCACAAGCTTACTTGTTTTTAACATCCTGGCTTAAATCACAAGCATAAGGAATGCTGAAACTGAGGCTGAATCCCATATACAGCTCTGTACAATCATCTGGAACTTGTTGTACAATCCATGTGTCACTCCGCCTTTGATTTCTATGTTTCCTTTGAAGTTTGAGGTCATGTCTCATTGTCTGCTGATAGGATTCATAAGAAAGGTTAGAGATCACAGACTTTAAAACACCTATTATAGATTACCTGCTGCTGTGGGCTGGATGAACCTGgatttcacatctgtcacagcCTTCACCTCACAGTAAAATCTGCATTTCATCGTACCGTGCAGGGAATATTGCTTACTTGTCACAGGGATTTCCAGCTGAAAAGATTTAAACTGTCTTTTGGATGCATAGAAATAATCCAGATGTGAAACTGCTCATGCTTTCATAACACCCATAATTCTCATTGTCTGTGTCTCTTGGTGCACCAGCCCTATTTCCAGCTGCAAGAAGCATAAAAGGAGGAGTGACACCTGTGGTGAACCCCACTTTCATCAGCTCCATCAGTGATGCTCATCTGTTGTTTGAGGTAAAAGAACAAACTTTTGAGTTTTTATGAGTAAAAAGCAAACACTGACAATGTAACTATTAATAATTACTTCTTTTCTTGTCACTGAACATAGATACTGATGACTGGCATACATTTTGAATCCAGTGGAGCGTTTTCGGTCACAGATGCTGAACTAGCTTCCCTTCAGAAGACAAGAAACCTGAATTTAATCAGTGAAGAGATCATTCCGAAAAAGCTACCAGACATATTGAGACTCATATCCGGTCTTTCAAATCATACTGGCTGCCTGCATCAGGACGATTTTGAGTGCACTGTCTTAACTTTGGTGTACACTGCCCATCAGATGGTCAGCTCCGCTACTGAATACCAAAGTGACGTGTGGGCAGAGTCCTTTGTAAGCCTATACAAATCCATCAAGAAGGATCTGACACTGAGAAACTGAGTAAGCGGTGGTGCTGTGACAAAATGACTCATTGTTTAATATGCACACAGATGAAAAATTTCATTCAGCAGTCCGTGTCTGAGCACTGAAGAAGTGTTGAAGCTTGCAGCTGGATGGCTGACAGATCCTGATGGAAATGTCCTGTCAGTAAACGTCAGCATGAATTCATAAAGTgcacagaaagaaaataaacacaatCATTGTAAAATATTAACTGTTACAGCAAATGTTCATCCAAACATGAGGTACTGTATTTGAAACAAATTCATATCTTGAATGTAGCATTAAACATTGTGGATTTAATCATGTTCGTTCACTAGCACCCAGATGTGACGGTATTTCGAGATTAATATGAAAGAATAAAACATCAAGTTTTGAACCAATGAGAACTGCAGGTCTGCTCAGATTTTTTAAAGATATACATCATCAACAATTATCATATCACCAGTTTACAAAAAAATCTATCTATACCATTAAAGAtgagccacaacattaaaaccacttcTCACACTGTGGTGAAACACAGTCTCCTCCTTAAAGGAAAGTGTTACTTGTCTACAACAATGTTTAGTTGGTTGAAACAAGTGAAAGTAGCTTCCGCATGAATGCCAGGAACGAAGGcttcccagcagaacattgcaCTGTAGTGATATGATCACTTACCCACTAAGTGGTTGTAACATTGTGGCTGATCACGTACCTCCCAGTGCAGGATATAATTTGCAAACGTCACCTTAAAAGGTCATTTAAATACTTTGCACCATGTTGTTATATTAGAGTGCCCTTTACAAGGTCCAAACTGAGCTGCCTGTGATGGAACTGGTTTTGGAAAAATCCCCAAAATGGTACGCTGGACTGAGTGCACCACTCACAGGCCAGCTCCAGTAATAATCTGTGCAGGCTCTTGTTGTCCCAATGGCCGCTTAGGCTCCACTGAATTAGCAACTGCCCCGCATCCATCCGGGGAGTTGGGCATAGTAGGAGGACAAAAGGGGATGTACCGGAACGAGGAGGAAGAACACAGATGAGAGTTGATGCCAAAGGGAAGGCTGTAGACTTTTCCACTCTCCAGTGTGTTGCTGGAGTCATCCTCATGAGCCTTGTTCCAGGCAAGGATACCTCGTTCATGCTTTGATCCTGTTGGACATGTTAAatggtttttttaaaaacagactcTGGATTATCTCTATTTCCCGCTTTGGTTTGTTTATCATAAATGTTCTCAACACTGAGTCCTGGGATTATGCTTCTCTAAGAAAATATttctaaaacatttttctttaaatttggcTGAAGTGATAGACACTAatgaaaggttaaaaaaatattacttaTTTCGCTGTTTTCATTTCTAAagtcctgtgaaaaagaaagtagaCTTACTACTTCCTatgtcatgcaacaggacaatgtgccttgaggcgactgctgttgtcaTTTTgccctatataaataaaattgaattgaattgatccCACGCCACCAAATCTAAAGCACAATaggtataaaaaaaataatcaaggtGCTGTACAGACCCAATCAAACTTTAGACCTTGACCAGATTGAAATTCAGTGCTCTCGTACAGTGAGACCTTAAGagtgctgtgcataaacaaataccTGCAAACCTCAATAATCTCAAGCAATGTTGTGGACGAGAGTGCatcaaaattcctccacaatgatgaGGGTGAGAAAGAAAATGATTACTCCAACTTATTTCACCTAGGAGTTCTCATAGTCCTCATACTATAGAGTCATAGAGTCTTGTGTAAACGTTCTTTTTCACATGTTATTCTAacccaggggtgtccaactccaggcctcgagtgccggtgtcctgcaggttttagatctcaccctgcgTCCACACACCTGAATCGAATGATTAGTTCatcaccaggcctctggagatcCTCCAGACATGTTAAGGAGgtcatttagtcatttaaatcagGTGTGTTGGCTCAAGGACACATcttaaacctgcaggacaccggccctcaaggcctggagttgcctacccctgttctAACCCTTTCTTAATTAATTGAATAATCACTAAGCTAAATGACTATGTCCACAACTCTAAATACCATAAAAGCATTCTGAAAATCATTTTCATCAGTTTCATTAAATTGCTTGTTTATCATAACCTCAGATCTATGCTTCAGTGTTTTAAACACGGTGAGTTAAATAAAGGCAGAACAGTAACAAAGAGCAATACCTGGAACAGTGTTGTCCAGTATGAAACCAAAGAAGCCACCGACAAACATGCTGGTTGTCAGAAGCACCTGTAGGACCTGATCAAGTTCTGCCACACCTGGATACAATGCAAACAGTTAGACCTGTGTTTAAATGATCGGTTTGCTGGAAAATACTTCTAAGATTAGTAAAGATTTTCTGTCCACCTGTAGAAATAGCTTTGGGATTCTTCAATATCCAATTAGGAATAACCAGACCGGTGAACATGGAGAAGCCAAAAATGAAGATGTTTCGAGACGAGTTCATGTCTGCGTACTGAAAATGTGACCCAGAAACAAAGTCTAGTTAAAACTGAttcaaatcaaaagaaaaaaaaatgtgtcgaCATTTTTTGGGCTTCAGTACAAACCTGCAGATTTGAAACTCCAGCTGCAGAGATGACACCAAACATAACCATGAACATTCCTCCTATGACAGGTGAAGGGATAGTGGTGAATATAGCTCCCACTTTACCAAATATGCCCATGACAACCATCAACACTCCGCTGGCCACAATCACCATCCGACTGCCCACCTGCAAAAAATAGAAATTCTCTCCGTTTTCCTGAGATCTGAATGCACTGACATTTGTGCTTAAAATGCAAAAATTTAGGAGAGGAAAAGAACTAACAACACAGAAAACTGCACAAAACtccaaaaaaatccaaacagtAGCgagaacaaaggaaaaaattTGGTTTTAAAATGCATAATTCAGAAAACAGCAGGTCATCTCACCTTTGTGATACCAAGGGCTCCGACATTTTCGCTGTATGAGGTAGTACCATTTCCGGTACCCCAGGCACCTGCCAACAGGCAGCCTATCCCCTCAATACCGATACCCCTGTTGATGGCATGTTTTGGGGGTGGTGGAGCTCCAGATAACCTAGCACAGGCGTGGTAGTCCCCAACAGACTCTATCATAGAGGAAATTACACCAGCCAAGATGCCAATCACCCCTGCAAGGCTCACAGTAGGTCTCCCCCATTGTCCTAATTTTGGAAATGCAAGCAAGTTgaaaatgacacaaatgcatAATCTGCAAAatattattctgaaaataagatAACTTTGATGACTCGCTGAGTATCTTCCAACACATCACTGAGCCACACTGTGGTACTGGATGATATTCCTCTTCATTACAAAGAAACATGGGTGGAAACAATGATCCCATTCAGTCTGAGTTTAGTTCAAaatcagaaacaaagaaaatgaccAAAGTTGTTTTAATGGAGCTTTTCCATCTTACCTGGGTACGGGAAAACCAACCAGGGAGCCTGGCTCATGACATCTCCCTTTAGATCGGTGCGTGCAAGGTAACCATACTTGTCTGGTTCAGCAGGAAGTACATTGTAGACAGTCAAAATGTAACAAATGGTCCAAGATAATGTGATTCCAAGCAAAACCTTgtgatgcatttaaaaaaacaccttgTTAAATCACCTTTTCTTAAAagaattaataaaaaaagaaaagactcaaTGTCTTCAACATACAGGAAGAATCTGAAAGACGTAGACTGGAGAGGTGTGAAGTCTTTTATCCTTGTTATATGCTGGAAAGGGCACTGGTATGTGACGGAGGTATTGGGAGAACAGGATGATGAGTGCTGTGGTCCTGTGTGACACAGAcataaaggggaaaaaacattgTGTAAATATTGCTGAGTCTACTTGGAATGAACAAAAAGGAAAGTAGATCAGCTGTGCTGTCTGTTGGGCAAGAAAGTTTTAATAGGCTTTCCTCTGCAGCCTTAAGATTAAAGCTTTACTCGGTTGAAGGCGTATTATTTTCTAAAGTCTTGACCAGGCAGGACTGGGAACAAAACCTAACACACATTTGATTGAGAAACCTGCTTTAAGGTGGCATGAAATATTTTCTATACAAATCTCTCTGGCAGTCTTTAAATATTCGTTTTGTAATTTTTACGCTATGTAGAGAAATGGGGCCTTTTTTAGGGACTTTATTTAGAAATTTTACCCACATTGCAGAGATGCCCCAGTGGTTCCCAGCACTGCTACCCGCGGAGTCAAAGAGGGACAGTCCAATGAGAGAAATAGTGGGAGCGATGGTGAGAGGCCCAATGAAGCGCATGAAGAGGCCAATAAGGCCTGAAAAACCAACCAGCACTTGGAAGAGTGATCCCACGATAATGGATCCCTGAAGCTtaagagaaacacaaaaatgttgACAGTCAGAATTTGGAATTTGGAATCTCATAAACATTTTTACTAAAAAACATTTCTGTTGTTATTTCCTGGCAAACATTTCCATTGTCGGTCAGTGTTAGACTTTTGGGATAAACCTCTATCTGCCTTACCCTTAAGTGTTTCTGTTTAACAGGACATGTACAAGTCTATAAGCCATGAGCTGAAACCTCCACCAGAGGGTTCCAGTCTATGGCTCGGCAACATGCATGAACTTGAAGGCTTCCAGCATAGGGTAGGACTGGGTAGGGTAGTCCACTAGGACTGCTACAAATGCTAATTTGAAATCTTTGTGCCTCCTTGgaagcacttttttttaacaagctCAACTAGTTTGCAGTTGGAGAAATCAAGTCAGATGAGTTTTTAGAAAAATGtaaccacactgtaaaatgtaatattgtgtttaattaaaaatattaaataggctgaactcaatttttatcaatttgttattagaactcaatttaaataagttaccagtactttttatgcaaaaacgctgataaactccatttatttgagttgtcttaacatagaaaaactaagtaagctggaagttttgcttctcagtgcggaaggatgaaagatgtgttttgaaaatgccacgtcactaccgtcctcctccctctcggatcagtccacatgttcacggtgcattgtttatggaatatgttgagcaaacctggagaagcgtcagctcaagatattattgttgtcattgctgtggatctttacctgatacactgacttggtgagtaaatgtttactcttattcaaactgattttgtggcttctcttagtttagcaccaggtttaaaatcttgctagctagttagtgttagcctagcgttgctgctgccgctgggctcatgttacttaaaaattaacaccacagccttaaaaaccttacataaaactatgtggtcaaattttctgttgattgtttgaaataaataagtgagataagagcccagacaaaattcttcgggaggtgcagccgttaggggtggggtagggtgtggggtgtggggggtggataacagagctctccgaaaacgtggaagcacttttgcaaatatgtgatattttgataaattaagtagatatttgagcattacatagctacattgtcgcctgaaaatatcttaaaaggttattttgtgacccagaaagggtagtctggggaaaaggaggatcgcatttgtcggccacggttgtcggagcctgtgcgtacttgtaagcgcggcaatggcggaggagcgccgctgaaaaacttattactttttctgggtcacaaaataaacttttaagatattttcaggcgacaatgtagctgtgtaaatttcaaatatctgctcgatttatcaagacatcacatatttgcaaaaattcCCCtatgttttcggagacgtctattttttttttttttttcatgctttgtggcagctttagaacatctgtgaCATCtgttaatgtcaaatctagcctttatttaacaacataagcaaactctatgttacaatgattgcacagccattaaggttaaaatcagtttctgaaaaatgttctgttttttctccctctgcttgcttcttactgtctttgaggctcgggaccagcactcctgttgttggacattaagacatcagtaagtattttggttttccaatatattagcaactgtcagtgacatttatattaatcaggctgaactttaatcatactttagatcagcctgttttacttattgttttgtttgtgctttggtttggggaagttgtttctttactgatcttttcctgtcttctgttattagacttgagatatgactgcactatgctgttgctggtgaccacagttaattctacaagacacgctgtgtaagtaaacaaacaacaacagtttggtctgcatttcttgaaagatcacatcccccaaacttagtttagagggtctacactgtatatagtgaagtctgcaagttttctaa from the Oreochromis niloticus isolate F11D_XX linkage group LG7, O_niloticus_UMD_NMBU, whole genome shotgun sequence genome contains:
- the LOC100693969 gene encoding protein FAM180A; translated protein: MLPWKMLIVALFWNCIEAGATQRRANALFPAARSIKGGVTPVVNPTFISSISDAHLLFEILMTGIHFESSGAFSVTDAELASLQKTRNLNLISEEIIPKKLPDILRLISGLSNHTGCLHQDDFECTVLTLVYTAHQMVSSATEYQSDVWAESFVSLYKSIKKDLTLRN
- the slc23a4 gene encoding xan_ur_permease domain-containing protein; protein product: MAPEKESNGLDNYTFALEGRFCDLPDTEKEPASSTDEYSNKLAYCVTDVPPWYLCIILGIQHCLTAFGGIIAIPLILSQGLCLQHDGLTQSHLISTIFLVSGVCTLLQVVFGIRLPILQGGTFTLLAPSMALLSMPEWTCPAWTQNASLVNTSSTDFIEVWQSRMRALQGSIIVGSLFQVLVGFSGLIGLFMRFIGPLTIAPTISLIGLSLFDSAGSSAGNHWGISAMTTALIILFSQYLRHIPVPFPAYNKDKRLHTSPVYVFQILPVLLGITLSWTICYILTVYNVLPAEPDKYGYLARTDLKGDVMSQAPWLVFPYPGQWGRPTVSLAGVIGILAGVISSMIESVGDYHACARLSGAPPPPKHAINRGIGIEGIGCLLAGAWGTGNGTTSYSENVGALGITKVGSRMVIVASGVLMVVMGIFGKVGAIFTTIPSPVIGGMFMVMFGVISAAGVSNLQYADMNSSRNIFIFGFSMFTGLVIPNWILKNPKAISTGVAELDQVLQVLLTTSMFVGGFFGFILDNTVPGSKHERGILAWNKAHEDDSSNTLESGKVYSLPFGINSHLCSSSSFRYIPFCPPTMPNSPDGCGAVANSVEPKRPLGQQEPAQIITGAGL